The Thermus neutrinimicus sequence CCTTGGCGCCGGTTCGGAAAAGCAGGGCCTCGGTCAAGGTGGTTTTGCCGCTTCCCGCATGGCCCACCAGGGCCACGGTTCGGATGGGAGAGGTTCCTGGGATCATCTTCCCTCCTTCTTGGTGCCCATAGTATAGGCCTAAGGAGGGGGCGATTGTCCCAAGTGCTCTACGTGCCCAGGAGGCTTCTAGAGGAAACCCGCGCCCACCTCGATAGGGAGGTGCCCAAGGAAGGGGTGGGGCTTTGGGCGGGGAGGCGGGAGGTGGAGAGGGTGATCCCCCTGCCCAACGCCCACCCGGAGCCCCGGGTAGGGTATCTGGCCGAGCCCGTGGCCCTGCTTCGGGCCCTAAGGGAGATGGAAAAGGAGGGCCTAACCCTCCTGGCCATCTACCACTCCCACCCCAAGGGGCCCGCCTTCCCCAGCCCCACCGATATCCGCGAGGCCCGCTGGCGGGTGCCCTAT is a genomic window containing:
- a CDS encoding Mov34/MPN/PAD-1 family protein, whose translation is MSQVLYVPRRLLEETRAHLDREVPKEGVGLWAGRREVERVIPLPNAHPEPRVGYLAEPVALLRALREMEKEGLTLLAIYHSHPKGPAFPSPTDIREARWRVPYVIFGTDGVRAFLLPEGLEIAMVLIH